The proteins below come from a single Candidatus Methanoperedens sp. genomic window:
- the hdrA2 gene encoding CoB-CoM heterodisulfide reductase HdrA2, which translates to MPIGVYICHCGSNIAGTIDVEEVRKNAEQLKDVAIARDIPFACGDAGQEQVKKDIGDYKLDHIVVAACSPRLHEVTFRRVLEQSGLNPHLLEMVNIREQGSWVHADKNILATQKAKDLVAMGVARAALLSPLPRKTVPANKDVLVIGAGVAGIEAALSLAGMGIKVRLVEKEPTIGGKMALMNEVFPTNDCSLCVLAPRMSDVQNHPNITLYTYSEITKIEGRAGNFKITGMKKPRYIDEKKCKGCIDICAQVCPIDVPNQFDFGIGARKSIYIPFAQAVPLVACIDEHCVGCDLCRLACPAEAVDFKQKPEEFEFSAGAIIVATGYQPFDAARKEEYGYGRYKDVITSLELERMLSAAGPTHGRVVSPSTGKDVKSAAFILCVGSRDEQVGNPYCSKVCCMASIKNAVKIAEKYPDAKVSIHYIDIRAGGEMYEEYYKRAQEMGVSFVRGRVAEVEESDGRAIIHYEDTLSGEKCQKACDLVVLAVGMEANRDAESIGKMLNLSTRPDRFFQSAHPKMRPVETHTKGVFIAGCASGAKEIQVSIEQGSAAAAKAEQLLHRGEIDIEPMSAYVLPELCDGCRICENVCELGRVKVVDGKAIVDEVACRGCGACSAACPSGALQTRNYTDDQIMAQIKEATQEINEYPLVIGFLCHWCSYAAADLAGSLRLQYPTNLRNIRVLCAGRISPAFVLEALRRGADGVLVAGCRLGECHYTIGNYCALQRMNVLGKLLVDLDFDERRLRVEWLAASEGEKFAGIVKDFVDQLKEIGSIGTELKR; encoded by the coding sequence ATGCCAATAGGTGTATACATCTGTCACTGCGGGTCGAATATAGCAGGGACTATCGACGTAGAGGAAGTAAGAAAAAACGCGGAGCAGCTAAAAGACGTAGCCATAGCGCGCGACATCCCATTTGCATGCGGCGATGCGGGGCAGGAACAGGTAAAAAAAGACATAGGCGACTACAAGCTTGACCACATAGTCGTGGCAGCATGCTCTCCCCGCCTGCACGAGGTCACATTCAGGCGCGTGCTTGAGCAGTCAGGTCTTAATCCTCATCTTCTAGAGATGGTAAATATCAGGGAGCAGGGCTCATGGGTGCATGCTGATAAGAACATCCTGGCAACTCAGAAGGCAAAGGACCTCGTGGCTATGGGTGTGGCGAGGGCTGCGCTGCTTTCCCCGCTTCCCAGGAAGACCGTACCTGCGAATAAGGACGTTCTTGTAATCGGGGCAGGTGTTGCTGGAATCGAGGCTGCCCTTTCTCTGGCTGGTATGGGGATAAAAGTGCGCCTCGTTGAAAAAGAGCCGACCATAGGCGGTAAAATGGCACTTATGAACGAAGTTTTCCCCACCAATGACTGCTCACTCTGCGTCCTTGCACCCAGGATGTCGGATGTCCAGAACCATCCCAATATCACGCTCTATACTTATTCGGAGATAACAAAAATAGAGGGAAGGGCAGGAAATTTCAAGATAACCGGGATGAAAAAACCACGCTACATCGATGAGAAAAAATGCAAAGGCTGCATAGATATCTGCGCTCAGGTCTGCCCGATCGACGTGCCCAACCAGTTCGATTTTGGAATTGGAGCAAGAAAATCCATTTACATTCCTTTTGCGCAGGCAGTCCCCCTTGTGGCGTGCATAGATGAGCACTGCGTGGGCTGCGACCTGTGCAGGCTTGCATGCCCTGCTGAGGCAGTCGATTTCAAACAAAAACCTGAGGAATTTGAGTTCAGTGCAGGAGCAATAATAGTTGCCACAGGCTACCAGCCCTTTGATGCTGCACGGAAGGAAGAGTACGGATACGGGAGGTACAAGGATGTCATCACAAGCCTTGAACTTGAACGCATGCTCAGCGCAGCAGGCCCTACCCACGGCAGGGTGGTGTCGCCCTCCACAGGAAAGGACGTAAAGAGTGCAGCTTTCATCCTGTGCGTGGGCTCGCGCGATGAGCAGGTAGGCAACCCGTACTGCTCCAAGGTATGCTGCATGGCTTCGATAAAGAACGCGGTTAAAATTGCGGAAAAATACCCTGATGCAAAGGTCTCGATACATTACATCGATATCCGTGCAGGCGGCGAGATGTACGAGGAGTACTATAAACGTGCCCAGGAGATGGGCGTTTCCTTTGTCCGCGGGCGTGTGGCTGAAGTGGAGGAATCGGACGGCAGGGCAATCATCCATTATGAAGATACGCTTTCCGGTGAGAAATGCCAAAAAGCCTGTGACCTCGTGGTGCTCGCAGTCGGTATGGAGGCAAACAGGGATGCGGAATCCATAGGTAAAATGTTAAACCTCTCCACGCGGCCTGACCGCTTCTTCCAGAGCGCCCATCCCAAGATGAGACCTGTGGAGACGCATACAAAAGGGGTGTTTATTGCCGGGTGTGCTTCAGGTGCCAAGGAAATACAGGTTTCCATAGAGCAGGGAAGCGCTGCCGCAGCCAAAGCAGAACAGCTTCTTCACAGGGGTGAGATAGATATCGAACCCATGAGCGCTTATGTTCTTCCTGAATTGTGCGACGGATGCCGGATATGTGAAAACGTATGCGAACTCGGTCGTGTAAAAGTTGTCGATGGAAAAGCGATAGTTGATGAAGTGGCATGCCGCGGGTGCGGCGCATGCAGTGCAGCCTGCCCAAGCGGAGCGCTGCAAACCCGTAATTATACAGATGACCAGATAATGGCACAAATAAAAGAAGCAACACAGGAAATCAACGAATATCCTCTCGTTATAGGGTTCCTGTGCCACTGGTGCAGTTATGCAGCGGCAGACCTGGCAGGTTCTCTACGTTTGCAATACCCGACCAACCTTCGCAATATCAGGGTGCTGTGCGCGGGCAGAATATCTCCGGCGTTTGTGCTCGAAGCCCTGCGCAGAGGCGCTGATGGGGTGCTAGTCGCGGGATGCAGGCTTGGAGAATGCCATTATACCATAGGGAATTACTGCGCCCTTCAGAGGATGAACGTGCTTGGCAAATTACTTGTTGACCTGGATTTTGATGAGCGACGCCTGCGCGTCGAGTGGCTTGCCGCAAGCGAAGGCGAGAAGTTTGCAGGGATAGTGAAGGATTTCGTCGACCAGCTAAAAGAAATAGGTTCCATCGGTACCGAGCTTAAACGGTGA
- a CDS encoding U32 family peptidase encodes MHKPELLAPVGSKEALIAAIENGADAVYFGGKLFSARQYASNFTNEKLEWAIDYAHTRGVKAYVTVNTLVKDSELEEACDYLRFLCNAGADAVIVQDLGILHLLREQLPELPVHASTQMTVHNVEGVRFLQEMGVKRVVLARELSLDEIKWIKSGTSIEIETFIHGALCFSYSGQCLLSSMIGGRSGNRGYCAQPCRKKYCINDVEGYLLSPKDLNMSEHIPALVKAGIDSFKIEGRMKRHEYVAGVVRIYRKLIERYFEAPENFRVMDDEKHMLLALFNRGFTTGYFFGNPGSELMSRKYPYNIGTEIGAVAGYDNRKKLLSLYLKAPLRAGDGIGTGGGDGVIVRSMYVNNQRVSAAGSGLVKIPFDVEIDRGSAVFKTYDSRLMASLEAKSIRKIQVKLSVKARIGEPVELCINDDENEIIIYGGIVSRAESKPMSKNSIATQLKKLGNTVFEAQEISFEIDKNIFIPVSELNELRRKAVARLEAERAQKLKRKCKKPEIPSGKRNAEVKPMLAVNTNTIEGFEAAVDGGADVVYICGDISENNEPQMNAPSRASGGRIHVCPQAYVSMHNGGHDADERRFVDKEDFHSAFEYGRKKGAGVFINTPRIVKEMSGLNTDLDADGFLVSNLGVLYHLRSLDTAKPIIIDYPLNVFNRLTMGYLLNYSQRVTLSPELTLDEIRNITSYGAAECIVHGNFPLMVSEHGLVDSLFLGSIKDALLKDEKGFAFPVKTDLQGRTYLMNSREMCMLEYVPEIMEAGVSCLRIEAGMYDKDKTGKITRAYREAMDKNRGKPCEGEYTTGHYFRGVL; translated from the coding sequence ATGCACAAACCCGAACTTCTCGCACCCGTTGGCAGCAAAGAAGCCCTGATAGCAGCCATCGAGAACGGAGCAGATGCCGTGTACTTCGGGGGAAAGCTCTTCAGCGCAAGGCAGTATGCTTCCAACTTTACAAACGAAAAGCTTGAATGGGCTATCGATTATGCGCATACCAGAGGCGTTAAAGCCTATGTAACCGTGAACACCCTCGTCAAGGATTCCGAGCTTGAAGAAGCCTGCGATTATCTCCGGTTCCTCTGCAATGCAGGCGCGGATGCGGTCATAGTGCAGGACCTCGGCATCCTTCACTTATTGCGCGAGCAGCTTCCTGAGCTTCCTGTCCATGCCAGCACCCAGATGACCGTCCATAACGTTGAAGGAGTGAGATTCCTGCAGGAAATGGGCGTGAAGCGCGTGGTGCTCGCCCGTGAGTTATCGCTGGATGAAATAAAGTGGATAAAATCTGGAACATCGATTGAGATCGAGACTTTTATCCACGGCGCCCTGTGTTTTTCATATTCAGGGCAATGCTTATTGAGCAGCATGATCGGGGGCAGGAGCGGGAATCGCGGGTACTGTGCCCAGCCTTGTCGAAAAAAATATTGCATCAACGATGTTGAAGGGTATCTCCTCAGCCCCAAAGACCTCAACATGAGCGAGCACATTCCCGCTTTGGTGAAGGCTGGGATTGACTCTTTCAAAATCGAGGGCAGGATGAAGCGCCACGAATACGTAGCTGGAGTGGTTCGCATATACAGAAAGCTCATCGAGAGATATTTTGAGGCGCCGGAAAACTTTCGGGTTATGGATGACGAGAAGCACATGCTGCTGGCGCTTTTCAACCGCGGATTTACCACAGGATACTTTTTTGGGAATCCGGGAAGCGAATTGATGAGTAGAAAATACCCTTACAATATCGGTACGGAGATCGGCGCTGTTGCTGGTTATGATAACAGGAAAAAATTACTTTCATTATACCTGAAAGCGCCGCTGAGAGCGGGAGACGGCATCGGGACAGGAGGAGGGGATGGGGTTATTGTCAGGAGCATGTATGTCAACAATCAAAGAGTGAGCGCAGCAGGCTCAGGTCTGGTTAAGATACCTTTTGATGTCGAAATTGACAGAGGCAGCGCCGTTTTCAAGACTTACGATAGCAGGCTCATGGCTTCTTTAGAAGCAAAAAGCATCAGGAAGATTCAAGTAAAATTATCAGTTAAAGCCAGAATCGGCGAGCCTGTTGAACTCTGTATAAATGATGACGAGAATGAAATCATAATTTATGGTGGAATCGTCAGCAGAGCAGAAAGTAAGCCGATGTCCAAAAACTCGATAGCAACCCAGTTGAAAAAGCTTGGAAATACTGTTTTTGAGGCGCAAGAAATTTCATTTGAAATAGATAAGAATATTTTCATTCCGGTTTCCGAACTGAATGAACTTCGCCGCAAGGCGGTTGCTCGGCTGGAGGCAGAGCGAGCGCAAAAATTGAAACGAAAGTGTAAAAAGCCTGAAATTCCTTCTGGGAAGAGAAACGCTGAAGTCAAGCCAATGCTGGCTGTGAACACTAATACTATCGAAGGTTTTGAGGCTGCGGTTGATGGCGGCGCCGATGTTGTTTATATTTGTGGTGACATATCCGAAAATAACGAACCGCAGATGAACGCCCCGAGTCGCGCCTCGGGAGGGCGCATCCACGTATGCCCGCAGGCATACGTGTCTATGCATAACGGCGGGCATGACGCCGATGAACGCAGATTTGTTGACAAGGAGGATTTCCATAGCGCCTTTGAATACGGGCGCAAAAAGGGCGCTGGTGTATTTATCAATACGCCAAGGATAGTCAAAGAAATGAGTGGGTTGAATACGGATTTGGACGCAGATGGTTTCCTTGTTTCCAATCTCGGGGTTTTATATCATCTTCGTAGTTTAGACACTGCAAAGCCAATAATCATAGATTATCCCCTCAATGTTTTCAACAGATTGACGATGGGTTATCTTTTAAATTACAGCCAGAGAGTTACGCTTTCGCCTGAGCTTACGCTTGATGAAATCAGAAACATTACATCTTACGGCGCCGCTGAATGCATAGTGCACGGCAATTTCCCCCTGATGGTCTCGGAGCACGGTCTTGTGGACAGCCTTTTTTTGGGAAGCATCAAGGATGCCCTGCTGAAGGATGAGAAGGGCTTTGCTTTCCCTGTGAAAACAGACCTGCAGGGAAGAACTTATTTGATGAACTCCCGCGAGATGTGCATGCTTGAGTATGTGCCTGAGATAATGGAAGCGGGAGTGAGCTGCCTGAGGATTGAGGCGGGGATGTATGATAAGGATAAGACCGGAAAGATTACGAGGGCGTACAGGGAGGCGATGGATAAGAATAGGGGAAAACCTTGCGAAGGAGAATATACCACAGGGCATTATTTCAGGGGAGTCTTATGA
- the hemA gene encoding glutamyl-tRNA reductase, whose translation MTEISSMLITHTKATIEEMESAWHGGIDQLLLRLKSHELVEECAVLKTCNRVEVYVVSPKGSKVLFEFAKHMKVSSRIIDFLDHEESLRHLLRLTSGLESMIVGEDQILGQVKELFLMAKKAGAVGKTLDTAFGKAIQVGKRIRSETGINKGSVSIGSAAVELAESNLGGLEGKTVMVIGAGEMGTLVARALANKNIKVIYVANRTFDKAEALACELRGRAVRYESLEKYIPMSDVVISATKAPHYVLTHEIISRAMDKREKNELMLIDIGNPRNIESSVEDLHGVSLHNIDSLRSISEANLERRREEAKKAELIIEEELVLLKRQYKRQQADNIISALYSKVEEIREMEREEAVNKLKARHTIGDIERQVLDDMTHSFANQILAEPTKILRNAAEHDDERFLDTVAELFRLNGEKGRSEVIK comes from the coding sequence ATGACTGAAATATCAAGCATGCTTATCACGCATACCAAGGCGACAATCGAGGAGATGGAAAGCGCATGGCATGGCGGTATTGACCAATTGCTGCTGCGGCTTAAATCGCATGAACTCGTTGAGGAATGCGCGGTGCTTAAAACCTGCAACCGTGTCGAGGTTTACGTTGTCTCGCCAAAAGGGAGCAAGGTACTTTTTGAATTCGCAAAACACATGAAGGTCTCATCGAGGATCATCGATTTTCTTGACCATGAGGAGTCGCTGCGCCACCTTCTGCGCCTGACCTCCGGCCTTGAGTCCATGATAGTTGGGGAAGACCAGATTCTCGGTCAGGTAAAGGAATTGTTCCTGATGGCAAAGAAAGCGGGCGCGGTAGGAAAGACGCTTGATACTGCTTTTGGTAAAGCGATACAGGTCGGAAAGCGCATCCGGAGCGAGACAGGGATCAACAAAGGCTCTGTCTCCATCGGTTCTGCTGCGGTGGAACTGGCTGAGAGTAACCTCGGCGGACTTGAAGGAAAGACTGTGATGGTGATAGGCGCTGGCGAGATGGGGACGCTTGTGGCAAGGGCGCTTGCGAATAAGAACATAAAAGTCATTTACGTGGCTAACAGGACTTTTGACAAGGCTGAGGCTCTTGCCTGCGAATTGAGAGGAAGGGCTGTGAGGTACGAGTCCTTAGAGAAATACATCCCGATGTCGGATGTGGTGATAAGCGCAACCAAAGCGCCGCATTATGTATTGACCCATGAGATTATATCCCGTGCAATGGACAAAAGAGAAAAAAACGAACTCATGCTTATTGACATAGGGAATCCGAGGAACATCGAAAGCAGCGTGGAGGATCTTCATGGCGTCAGCCTGCATAATATCGACAGCTTAAGAAGCATAAGCGAAGCAAACCTTGAGAGACGGCGGGAGGAAGCCAAGAAGGCTGAGCTTATCATCGAAGAGGAACTTGTGCTCTTGAAGCGGCAGTACAAGCGCCAGCAGGCGGACAATATTATCTCTGCTCTTTATTCAAAGGTTGAGGAAATACGGGAAATGGAGCGCGAAGAAGCTGTAAATAAGCTGAAAGCAAGGCATACCATCGGCGACATCGAGCGCCAGGTGCTGGATGACATGACGCATTCTTTTGCCAATCAGATTCTTGCCGAGCCCACGAAGATACTCAGGAATGCGGCGGAGCATGACGATGAACGGTTCCTGGACACGGTGGCTGAGTTGTTCAGGTTGAACGGGGAGAAGGGAAGAAGTGAAGTCATAAAATAG
- a CDS encoding bifunctional precorrin-2 dehydrogenase/sirohydrochlorin ferrochelatase: MRDFLPLLLNLKGKEVVIFGGGEVGERKAKLFCEHASVTAVSREFTPLLNSLKDKIKLIKVKDISEKEISRYLKDAFIAIPATNDALLNEKIAEIASQSGKLVNRVDDLGDIIVPSVIERGDIVIGISTLGKSPALSKFIRERIEGVITPEFALMSRLQNELREKLKIRVEDQKKRKEILWNILNDEKVWAALRESYDKAYMIALKHIENEND; encoded by the coding sequence ATGAGGGATTTTTTACCACTGCTGCTCAACCTTAAGGGAAAAGAAGTTGTGATTTTCGGCGGGGGAGAGGTGGGTGAGCGCAAAGCAAAGCTATTTTGCGAGCATGCAAGTGTAACTGCCGTAAGCCGGGAATTCACGCCTCTATTAAACTCCCTGAAAGATAAAATAAAACTTATCAAAGTAAAAGACATTTCTGAAAAGGAGATATCCCGGTATCTGAAAGATGCATTTATTGCAATCCCGGCTACAAACGACGCTTTGTTGAATGAAAAGATAGCAGAGATCGCAAGCCAGAGCGGGAAACTTGTAAACCGCGTGGATGACCTGGGGGATATCATTGTGCCATCGGTCATAGAGCGGGGAGATATTGTAATCGGGATATCAACACTCGGGAAAAGCCCTGCGCTTTCAAAATTTATCCGTGAAAGGATAGAGGGAGTAATAACTCCTGAGTTTGCACTCATGTCCAGGCTTCAAAACGAGCTCCGTGAAAAACTTAAAATCCGTGTGGAAGACCAGAAAAAACGCAAGGAGATCCTGTGGAATATCCTCAACGACGAGAAGGTCTGGGCGGCACTCCGAGAATCCTATGACAAAGCATATATGATAGCTTTAAAACATATAGAGAACGAGAATGACTGA
- the ahbB gene encoding siroheme decarboxylase subunit beta, whose product MDEIDIQLLKFIQDGIPIVSEPFKNIAKELALSEDEVLKRLDNLIKEGVIRRFGASIGHRVIGITANAMCTWNVPEEKVEEVGAIMAGFPEVTHCYERPRFPDWKYNLYTMIHAYSRKECEKIAKEISLATGIKDYSILFSEKEFKKTGVRL is encoded by the coding sequence ATGGACGAGATTGATATACAGCTATTGAAATTTATACAGGACGGCATACCGATAGTCTCCGAGCCGTTCAAAAATATAGCAAAGGAACTTGCACTTTCGGAAGACGAGGTATTGAAGAGGCTGGATAACCTGATAAAAGAGGGAGTTATAAGGCGCTTTGGCGCATCGATAGGGCACAGGGTCATCGGGATTACCGCAAACGCCATGTGCACATGGAATGTACCGGAAGAAAAAGTAGAAGAAGTTGGAGCCATCATGGCTGGTTTTCCAGAGGTCACACACTGCTACGAACGCCCCCGTTTCCCTGACTGGAAATACAACCTTTATACCATGATACATGCCTATTCGCGCAAGGAATGTGAAAAAATAGCAAAGGAGATTTCTCTTGCCACGGGCATCAAGGATTACAGCATACTTTTCAGTGAGAAGGAATTTAAGAAAACCGGTGTGAGGCTATGA
- a CDS encoding Fic family protein, whose product MFNPNFKYTHKIVNNLVEIASAREAVLNSYLVPKWEISLRIDALIRAAHASTAIEGNPLTLEEVSQLAQGRKVTAARKAKQEVLNYLKVLENIEKYQEQGKITEKIILKLHKDVTKETLEKPEHEGRYRELQVYVGNRITGKVIFMPPPPEEVPELMREFIEWINSNDSYNLDPVIVAGLSHYEFVRIHPFVDGNGRTARALATLILNQRDFDIKKFFALDDYYDSDRTAYYNALKSVDQRTLDLTQWLEYFTDGVLMSITKVKEKVLRLSLEKHKKESRGQVALTERQMKIIEILQKNGKITAGDVAKMFKITRQASLKELTKLVKLEVIKLEGKGRGANYVFT is encoded by the coding sequence TTGTTTAACCCAAACTTCAAATACACCCACAAAATAGTCAATAACCTCGTTGAGATAGCCTCAGCCAGAGAAGCAGTTCTTAATTCATATCTCGTGCCGAAATGGGAAATATCGCTAAGGATAGACGCACTGATAAGGGCAGCACACGCCTCCACGGCAATAGAAGGAAATCCGCTAACTCTGGAAGAGGTCAGCCAGCTCGCTCAGGGAAGAAAAGTCACGGCTGCAAGAAAAGCAAAGCAGGAAGTGTTGAACTATCTGAAGGTTTTAGAAAATATAGAAAAATATCAGGAACAGGGTAAAATAACTGAAAAAATTATTTTGAAATTACATAAGGATGTAACAAAGGAAACTCTGGAAAAGCCTGAGCATGAAGGAAGATACAGGGAACTTCAGGTATATGTCGGCAATAGAATCACTGGTAAAGTCATTTTTATGCCGCCGCCGCCTGAGGAAGTGCCGGAGTTGATGAGGGAATTTATTGAATGGATAAATTCAAATGATTCTTATAACCTCGACCCCGTTATTGTTGCCGGTCTGTCTCATTATGAATTTGTAAGAATCCATCCTTTTGTTGACGGCAACGGCAGGACTGCACGGGCACTTGCAACACTTATTCTTAATCAGCGGGATTTTGACATAAAAAAATTTTTTGCTCTGGATGATTATTACGACAGCGATAGGACTGCATATTACAATGCTTTAAAATCGGTTGACCAGAGAACCCTTGACCTTACACAATGGCTTGAATACTTTACAGACGGGGTTCTTATGTCCATAACAAAAGTCAAAGAAAAGGTCTTGAGACTTTCTCTTGAAAAACACAAGAAGGAATCGAGGGGTCAGGTCGCTCTTACGGAAAGACAGATGAAGATCATCGAAATTCTTCAAAAAAACGGGAAGATTACAGCAGGAGATGTGGCAAAGATGTTTAAAATCACAAGACAGGCTTCTCTTAAAGAACTAACCAAGCTTGTTAAACTGGAAGTTATCAAATTGGAAGGCAAAGGTAGAGGAGCAAACTATGTTTTTACGTAA